A window of Citrus sinensis cultivar Valencia sweet orange chromosome 7, DVS_A1.0, whole genome shotgun sequence contains these coding sequences:
- the LOC107176384 gene encoding 187-kDa microtubule-associated protein AIR9-like, which translates to MNHQPAQIIENHEKDQPVEQDACHSHFVFVQDSTVSTDLQLGLKYQWFIGERPLLIFVDISGVTSEVYWPKHEDIGKFLKVECTPMLGETEYPPIFAISSPVSRGSGIPKVVNLEVHGELVEGNIIKGFAEVAWCGGTPGKGVARYDCMLVEFRMCVKL; encoded by the exons ATGAACCATCAACCTGCCCagataatagaaaatcatGAAAAAGATCAACCAGTCGAACAAGATGCTTGTCACAGTCACTTTGTTTTTGTTCAAGACAGCACTGTGAGCACTGATCTGCAATTAGGTTTGAAATATCAGTGGTTCATAGGAGAGAGACcgcttttaatttttgttgatatttCTGGTGTCACCAGTGAG GTTTATTGGCCAAAGCATGAAGACATCGGTAAATTTCTGAAAGTGGAATGTACTCCTATGCTGGGAGAAACTGAGTACCCTCCTATCTTTGCCATATCTTCTCCAGTTTCACGGG GTAGTGGAATCCCGAAGGTTGTGAACCTTGAAGTGCATGGCGAACTAGTTGAAGGAAACATTATTAAAGGCTTTGCTGAGGTTGCATGGTGCGGTGGGACTCCAGGAAAAGGTGTTGCAAGGTATGACTGCATGTTAGTTGAATTCAGGATGTGCGTCAAGTTGTAA